Proteins from one Mercurialis annua linkage group LG7, ddMerAnnu1.2, whole genome shotgun sequence genomic window:
- the LOC126657360 gene encoding OVARIAN TUMOR DOMAIN-containing deubiquitinating enzyme 7 isoform X1, giving the protein MVKTKQQKSAKPKKNPQVKKQGKQADNTQFRAQLDALGLKIIDVTADGNCFFRALADQLEGSEEEHGKYRSMTVQYIMKNRDMFEPFIEDEIPFDKYCQSMEKDGTWAGHMELQAASLVTHSNICIHQHMSPRWYIRNFNERGAHMVHLSYHNEEHYNSVRLKEDSCLGPARPIEIKADADVSATSHQAKDAASKSKCGAAKNAIDTRSIKMVMTGSGGENAQKAEQVLLQVDGDVDAAIEFLIAEREADDGLAGNHSLSRLAETSYECQGDHQVENSEQHVEEPLKETHKQDQSNSKIRQADDNNSSRAEDKKIARNKNCPCGSKKKYKACCGAVKAKPSAKFVVNQTVDSRKVRKERKQHGKGPTESDGGPPNVGALCI; this is encoded by the exons ATGGTGAAAACGAAGCAACAGAAGTCCGCAAAACCAAAGAAGAATCCTCAG GTGAAAAAGCAGGGAAAACAGGCTGATAACACTCAGTTTCGAGCTCAGCTGGATGCATTGGGCCTAAAAATTATTGATGTGACTGCTGATGGTAATTGTTTCTTCAG GGCACTTGCAGATCAGTTAGAAGGTAGTGAGGAGGAACATGGAAAGTATCGCAGCATGACCGTACAATATATAATG AAGAATCGTGATATGTTTGAGCCCTTTATTGAGGATGAAATTCCATTTGATAAATACTGTCAATCCATGGAAAAGGACGGCACATGGGCCGGACATATGGAATTGCAGGCGGCTTCACTTGTTACACATAGTAATATATGCATTCACCAG CACATGTCACCTCGCTGGTATATCCGGAATTTTAATGAACGAGGAGCTCATATGGTTCATTT ATCTTATCACAATGAGGAGCACTACAACAGTGTGCGCTTAAAAGAGGATTCTTGCCTCGGTCCAGCCAGGCCAATTGAAATAAAG GCCGATGCTGACGTTTCAGCAACATCTCATCAAGCAAAAGATGCAGCCAGCAAATCTAAGTGTGGAGCTGCTAAGAATGCTATTGATACGAGATCCATCAAAATGGTAATGACAGGAAGTGGTGGTGAAAATGCTCAAAAAGCCGAGCAG GTTTTACTACAAGTAGATGGTGATGTTGATGCTGCAATAGAGTTTCTGATAGCAGAAAGGGAAGCAGATGATGGCTTAGCAGGAAATCATTCCCTTTCACGTCTTGCAGAAACTTCTTACG aatgtcAAGGAGATCATCAAGTTGAAAACTCTGAGCAGCATGTAGAAGAACCTCTAAAGGAGACCCACAAACAGGATCAATCAAACAGTAAAATCAGGCAAGCTGATGATAATAACAGTTCCCGGGCAGAAGATAag AAGATAGCAAGAAATAAAAACTGCCCATGTGGATCTAAAAAGAAATACAAGGCTTGTTGTGGAGCTGTTAAAGCAAAACCCTCTGCGAAGTTTGTAGT TAACCAAACAGTTGATTcaagaaaagttagaaaagaAAGGAAGCAACATGGAAAAGGGCCTACTGAATCTGATGGGGGTCCTCCTAATGTGGGTGCACTTTGCATATGA
- the LOC126657360 gene encoding OVARIAN TUMOR DOMAIN-containing deubiquitinating enzyme 7 isoform X2 — protein sequence MTVQYIMKNRDMFEPFIEDEIPFDKYCQSMEKDGTWAGHMELQAASLVTHSNICIHQHMSPRWYIRNFNERGAHMVHLSYHNEEHYNSVRLKEDSCLGPARPIEIKADADVSATSHQAKDAASKSKCGAAKNAIDTRSIKMVMTGSGGENAQKAEQVLLQVDGDVDAAIEFLIAEREADDGLAGNHSLSRLAETSYECQGDHQVENSEQHVEEPLKETHKQDQSNSKIRQADDNNSSRAEDKKIARNKNCPCGSKKKYKACCGAVKAKPSAKFVVNQTVDSRKVRKERKQHGKGPTESDGGPPNVGALCI from the exons ATGACCGTACAATATATAATG AAGAATCGTGATATGTTTGAGCCCTTTATTGAGGATGAAATTCCATTTGATAAATACTGTCAATCCATGGAAAAGGACGGCACATGGGCCGGACATATGGAATTGCAGGCGGCTTCACTTGTTACACATAGTAATATATGCATTCACCAG CACATGTCACCTCGCTGGTATATCCGGAATTTTAATGAACGAGGAGCTCATATGGTTCATTT ATCTTATCACAATGAGGAGCACTACAACAGTGTGCGCTTAAAAGAGGATTCTTGCCTCGGTCCAGCCAGGCCAATTGAAATAAAG GCCGATGCTGACGTTTCAGCAACATCTCATCAAGCAAAAGATGCAGCCAGCAAATCTAAGTGTGGAGCTGCTAAGAATGCTATTGATACGAGATCCATCAAAATGGTAATGACAGGAAGTGGTGGTGAAAATGCTCAAAAAGCCGAGCAG GTTTTACTACAAGTAGATGGTGATGTTGATGCTGCAATAGAGTTTCTGATAGCAGAAAGGGAAGCAGATGATGGCTTAGCAGGAAATCATTCCCTTTCACGTCTTGCAGAAACTTCTTACG aatgtcAAGGAGATCATCAAGTTGAAAACTCTGAGCAGCATGTAGAAGAACCTCTAAAGGAGACCCACAAACAGGATCAATCAAACAGTAAAATCAGGCAAGCTGATGATAATAACAGTTCCCGGGCAGAAGATAag AAGATAGCAAGAAATAAAAACTGCCCATGTGGATCTAAAAAGAAATACAAGGCTTGTTGTGGAGCTGTTAAAGCAAAACCCTCTGCGAAGTTTGTAGT TAACCAAACAGTTGATTcaagaaaagttagaaaagaAAGGAAGCAACATGGAAAAGGGCCTACTGAATCTGATGGGGGTCCTCCTAATGTGGGTGCACTTTGCATATGA